The stretch of DNA GAAAGCCCGGTTCGGGGGGCGCTCGCGGTGCCGGACGGCCCGGCGTCAGCGGGCGGTTCCCGTGGTGTTCACTTGTGGTGTTCGAGGAGGTTGTCGTAGGTCCGCTCCCACTCCGCGTCCTCGTCGAAGTACCGCTCGGCGAGCGGGTCGTCGGGCATCTCGCCGATCTGGCGCTTCTCCTCGCCGTAGGAGGGGCGCTCGTCCTCGACGTAGTAGCGGCCGGTCAGGACCTCGCCCTCGTAGAGCTTGTTCTCGGTCTCGAACATCATCTCGGCGGCCTCCTGCCGGTTCGAGACGTCGAAGTCGTAGTCGTCGGACTGCTGGATGTCCGTGTACGGGACGTAGTGTTTGGCGTCCTTGTTCCAGGTCGGACACTGGGTCAGGAAGTCGATGTGCGCGAAGCCGTCGTGCTCGATGGCCTCGGCGATGATCTCCTTGGCCTGGTTGGGGTTGACGGCCGCGGTCCGGGCGATGTAGGTCGCGCCGGCGTTCAGCGACTGGCTGAGCGGCCGGATCGGCGACTTCGCCGAGCCGTGGGGCTGGGTCTTGGACTTGTGGCCCTTCGGCGAGGTCGGCGAGGTCTGTCCCTTCGTGAGCCCGAAGATCTCGTTGTTGAACACGATGTAGGTCATGTCGTGGTTCTCACGGGCCGTGTGGATGAGGTGGTTCCCGCCGATCCCGTAGCCGTCGCCGTCGCCGCCGGCGGCGATGACCTCCACGTCCGGGTTGGCCAGCTTCGCGGCCCGTGCGACGGGCAGCGAGCGGCCGTGGATGGTGTGGAAGCCGTAGCTGTTGAAGTAGCTGTTGAGCTTGCCGGAACAGCCGATGCCCGTGAACAGGGCGATCTCGTCGGGGTTGCGCCCGACCTCGGGCATCGCCTGTTTCAGTGCCTTGAGGACACCGAAGTCACCACAGCCCGGACACCACGTCGCCTGCGGTTCGATGCCGGGTGTGAACTCGTCTCGCTCGATCTCGCGGTCTTCGCCGATTGCGCTGAATGCACTCATTGTCAGTCACCCGCTGCGGGGAGGTACTTCATGTTGCTCGCGGCGAGGTCCTCGCCGTTGATGCTGGTCTCGAACCCGTCGACGATCTCGGCGGGCTCGAAGGGGTTGCCGTTGTACTTCAGCAGGCTCGACAGCTTGTCGCCGTACTTGCCGATCTCCTTCTGCGTGAGCCCGCGGAACTGTGCGGTCGCGTTCATCTCGACGACCAGCGCCTCGTCGACGGAGTCGAGCCACTCGCTGACCTGTTCGACCGGGTAGGGAGCCATGTCGGAGACGCCCAGCGCCTTCACCGAGTGGCCGTTCTCGTTGAGCCGGTCGACGGCCTCGAAGACGGTGTCCTGCTGGCTGCCCCAGACGAGGATGCCGTAGTCGGCGTCCTCGGGACCGTAGTAGGTCTGGTGGTCGGCGTTCTCGTCGAGGTCGGCCCGGATGTCGTCGAGCTTCTGGAGTCGGCGCTCCATCTGCGCGATGCGGTTCTCGGGGTCCTCGCTGATGTGACCCTCCTCGTTGTGCTCGTTGCCGGTCGCGAGGTAGCGCCCGTCCTTCTGACCGGGCACCGACCGCGGACTGACGTTCGAGCCGTCCTCGGGGTCGTGCTGGAACCGCTTGAACTTGCCCGACGCGTGGTGGGCCGCCTCCTCGATCTCGGCCTCGGTCAGCACGGAGCCGGGGTCGGCGTTGGGCTCCTCGTCGAAGTGGCTCGCCGGGAGGTTCCGGAGTTCGCCCTGGATCTTCTGGTCGTAGACGACGATGGCCGGGATCTGGTACTCGTAGGCGATGCGGAACGCCGCCCGCGTCTGGGTGTAACACTCCCTGATGTTCGCGGGCGCGAACACGACGCGAGCGGAGTCGCCCTGGGAGGTGTAGAGGACGTGTTCCAGGTCCGCCTGCTCGGGTTTGGTCGGCATCCCGGTCGAGGGACCCGCGCGCATCGCTTCCACGAGGACGATCGGCGTCTCGGTCATCTCGGCCAGACCGAGGGGCTCGGACATCAGCGCGAAGCCGCCGCCGGAGGAGCCGGACATCGACTTCACGCCCATGTGCGAGGCTCCCAGTGCCAAGGCCGCGGCCGCGATCTCGTCCTCGACCTGCTCGGAGATGCCGCCGAACTCGGGCAGATGCTGGGACATGATAGTGAACACGTCGGTCCACGGGGTCATCGGGTACCCCGAGATGAACCGACAGCCCTCGTCGAGCGCACCGTAGGAGATGGCGTTGGACCCGGAGAGGATGACCTGCTCCTCGTCGTGGGAGCTCTCGGGGACCTCGATGTCGTGGTCGACGTCCAGCTCGGAGGCCGCCTCGTAGGCGTCCTGCAGGACGTTGAGGTTGGCCTCGAGCATGTCCCCGCTCATGTTCTCCTCGATGAGGGTCTCGAACTCTTCGGTCCCGATGTCGAGGATGGCGGCCGTCGCCCCGATACCGGCCGTGTTGCGCATGATCTCGCGGCCGTGTTCCTTGGCGATGCCGCGGAGGTCCATCGGGACGAGGTGCCAGCCGTTCTCCTCGGCGGCCTCCTCGAGCCCGATCTCCGCGACGTCCTCGTCGTCGAGCAGCCCCTCGTCGTAGACGAGGACGCCGCCCTCCCGGAGGTCGTCGAAGTTCTCGTACAGCGGCTTCAGTTCCTCCTTGCCGTAGTAGGCCTCGTCCTGCGGGTTCCGGGCGAAGGAGTCCCCCAGCGCCAGCAGGAAGTTGTAGCCGTCCCCGCGAGACTGTACCGGTTCGTCTTTGGCCCGTACTTCGACGAACGTGTGGCCGCCCCGGATGCGCGACGGGTAGTGTCGGTGTGTGAAAACGTGAAGTCCCGAACGCATCAGGGCCTTCGCGAAGTTCTGGCTCGTCGAGTCGATTCCGTCCCCGGAACCCCCCGCGATGCGCCAGATTAGCTCGTTGTCTGTCATGGTAAATCCTCGGCCCCAGCTGTGGTGCCGTACCGGAGGATTGGGGGGCCACGACTAAAGATTTTCCACTACATTAAGGTCCATTAATCGTTAGAGACACCTCGAAGGCAGTCGATTCGGCGGTTTCGCGGTTCTGCCACGACGGCGTCGGCTCGACCCGACGGCACTCCTCGGCACAAAGGCTAAGCCCGTCGCTCGACTCCCTCCACTAGATGTCGCTCTCGGAACTCGTCTCGGGGGTCGAACGCCACGAGAAGACGCTCACGGTGTTCAACGCCGACGAGCCGGTCGCGGCCGACCTCCGCGACCGGTTCGCGAACCGCAACGTCACCGTCAGGACCGAACGCACCGCGAGCGGGCGGCCCGGCGAGTTCGTCACCCTGAGCGAGGACGGGGACGTCCTCACCGCGACCGACCTGTCGTCGCTGCGCGAGTCCCTCGACGGGGACCGGGGAGCACCGCCGGTCGACGGACTCTACCGGCCGATCCTCGACAGCCTCGACGAGACGATGTTCACCTCGTGGGACATCGAGCAGATGGTCACGGCCTCACGGGAGATCGAGGACCGGGCGCTCCGGGTCGACGCCGGCGAGCTCCACGCAGGGTTCCAGACCCTCTCGACGCTCCGGGGCGAGCGCGAGCGGTACGACCACCTCGGGGAGTCCGGCGTCGAGGTCCACGCCTACGCCGTGCCCGACGTCGATCCGCCCGGCGACCACACGTTCACGCTCCACCTGGAACGCGCCGAGGAGATCGCGAACTCCTGGTTCGTCGCGTTCGACGGCGGCGGCGATCCCGCACAGAAGTGCGCCCTGCTGGCCGAGGAACGCGAGCCGCGGACGTTCTACGGCTTCTGGACCTACGACGGGACCACGGTCGACTGGATCGTCGACCACCTGCGGACCACCTACGGCTTCCTCGAGCAGTGACGGAGTACCGGATCGTCGAGACCGGCCAGCGCCTGAACGGGGCGGAGCTGGACGCCCACCTCCTCTTCGGCGTCTGGACGGTCGTCGACCGGGACGGGGAGACGTGGACGGTCAGGGACGGGGACGGCGACCTGTTGACCGTCGCACCCGTCGGGTCCTGACGGTCAGGTCAGTTCCTCGAACACCGACAGGTCGTGGCCCAGCAGCACCTCGGCACCCGTCTCGCGCTGGACGTTCCGGCACCGCTCTAAACTCTCCTTCCACGCGCCGTTGTTCCAGAGCAGGCTGGTCGCCATCGGCGCGCCCTCGTAGTTGGCCGCGACGTAGGCCTCGTCGCCGACGACCAGCAGCGGGTCGCCCTCGCGCTCGATCAGCGCGCCGAGCAGGCCGGGGGTGTGACCGGGGAGGTGAAGCAGTTCCACGCCGTCGGCGAGGTGGTAGCCGTCGCCGTGGACCACCTGCCAGTTCAGGTCGCGGTCGAAGTCCGACTGGAGGTAGGCGATCGACCCCTCGTCCGTGGTCGCGCTGTAGTACGCGTAGGGGAGTTCCTCGCGGTGGACGTAGACCGGCGTGTCCGTCCCGGCGAACTCGTGGAGGCCGCCGGCGTGGTCGAGGTGGAGGTGGCTCATCACGACGGCGTCGACGTCGTCGAGCGCGTACCCCGCGTCGGCGAGGTCCGATTCGAGGGTGTGGTCGGCGGCGTCGACGTGGGCGAACGCCTCGTACAGCGGGTCGGGCCAGTAGCCGTCGCCGGCCTCGGGATGGGAACCCGTGTCCCACAGGATCGTCCGGTCGTCGGTCTCGATCACGAGGTTCCAGACGACGTAGGTCTCGTACTCGTGGTCGGGGTCGCGGTTCGACGCCGTGGCGACGCTGGTGCCGTCGACGACGAAGTTCCGGTCTGCCTGCACGCGGCCGCGGTCGAGGAAGGTGACGGTCGGCGGGGCCATACCGGGTGTACGGAGCGACGGGGAATAAGGGTAGTCCGGGCCGCGTCGGCTACAGCGGGGCCTGCCGGTAGATGAGGTTGCGCTGGATCTCGTTTGCGCCCTCGTAGATGACCGGGATGCGCACGTCGCGGTAGACCCGCGCGATGCGGTTCTCGGTCAGCACCGAGCGACCGCCGTGCAGTTGCATCCCCTTCTCTGCGCAGTCGGTCGCGGCCTCGGTGGCCTTGGTCTTGGCCAGTGCGGCCCAGTAGCCGGCGTTCTCCTGGTTCGCGACGCGGTCGGCGGCGTCCCAGGCGAGCGAGCGGGCGGCCTGGAACTCCAGTTGCATATCGGCCAGTTTGTGCTGGACCGCCTGGAACTCGTCGACGGTCTTGCCGAAGGCCTCGCGGTCGTGGACGAACTCCCAGGCCTCCTCGATGGCGGCGGCGGCCATCCCGAGGCCGTGCCCGGCGACGACGATGCGGCCGTGGTTGAAGAACTCCGCGAGCATGTAGAAGCCCGCGCCCTCGACGCCGACGAGGTTCTCCTCGGGGATGCGGCAGTCGTCGAGCACGATGTGGCCCTGCTTGGAGGCCCGCATCGCCATCTTCTCGGGGATGTGTTCGGCGTCGTACCCCGGCGCGTCGGTGGGGACGATGAACATCGAGTAGTTGCCGTAGCGGTTGTTCGGGTCGTCGCCGGTCTTCGCATAGAGGGTGAGCCAGTCGGCCTCGACGGCGTTGCCGACCCAGTACTTCTCGCCGTTTATGACCCACTCGTCGCCGTCTTTCTCGGCGCTGGTGGTCATCCCGGCGAGGTCGCTGCCGGTGTCGGGCTCTGAGACCGCCAGCCCGGTGATCTGGTCGTT from Haloarcula litorea encodes:
- a CDS encoding DICT sensory domain-containing protein — encoded protein: MSLSELVSGVERHEKTLTVFNADEPVAADLRDRFANRNVTVRTERTASGRPGEFVTLSEDGDVLTATDLSSLRESLDGDRGAPPVDGLYRPILDSLDETMFTSWDIEQMVTASREIEDRALRVDAGELHAGFQTLSTLRGERERYDHLGESGVEVHAYAVPDVDPPGDHTFTLHLERAEEIANSWFVAFDGGGDPAQKCALLAEEREPRTFYGFWTYDGTTVDWIVDHLRTTYGFLEQ
- a CDS encoding N-acyl homoserine lactonase family protein; the protein is MAPPTVTFLDRGRVQADRNFVVDGTSVATASNRDPDHEYETYVVWNLVIETDDRTILWDTGSHPEAGDGYWPDPLYEAFAHVDAADHTLESDLADAGYALDDVDAVVMSHLHLDHAGGLHEFAGTDTPVYVHREELPYAYYSATTDEGSIAYLQSDFDRDLNWQVVHGDGYHLADGVELLHLPGHTPGLLGALIEREGDPLLVVGDEAYVAANYEGAPMATSLLWNNGAWKESLERCRNVQRETGAEVLLGHDLSVFEELT
- a CDS encoding thiamine pyrophosphate-dependent enzyme encodes the protein MSAFSAIGEDREIERDEFTPGIEPQATWCPGCGDFGVLKALKQAMPEVGRNPDEIALFTGIGCSGKLNSYFNSYGFHTIHGRSLPVARAAKLANPDVEVIAAGGDGDGYGIGGNHLIHTARENHDMTYIVFNNEIFGLTKGQTSPTSPKGHKSKTQPHGSAKSPIRPLSQSLNAGATYIARTAAVNPNQAKEIIAEAIEHDGFAHIDFLTQCPTWNKDAKHYVPYTDIQQSDDYDFDVSNRQEAAEMMFETENKLYEGEVLTGRYYVEDERPSYGEEKRQIGEMPDDPLAERYFDEDAEWERTYDNLLEHHK
- a CDS encoding acyl-CoA dehydrogenase family protein yields the protein MELLGDDPVPERAHEVKQEAREFAEEHIAPNAAEYYASGEYPWEILEAGMDAGLVAQDIGEEYGGKGYDLHQVLAIAEEFYRADAGIALTLQLASFGAEIVEEHGDDWQKEEYLTPVAENDQITGLAVSEPDTGSDLAGMTTSAEKDGDEWVINGEKYWVGNAVEADWLTLYAKTGDDPNNRYGNYSMFIVPTDAPGYDAEHIPEKMAMRASKQGHIVLDDCRIPEENLVGVEGAGFYMLAEFFNHGRIVVAGHGLGMAAAAIEEAWEFVHDREAFGKTVDEFQAVQHKLADMQLEFQAARSLAWDAADRVANQENAGYWAALAKTKATEAATDCAEKGMQLHGGRSVLTENRIARVYRDVRIPVIYEGANEIQRNLIYRQAPL
- a CDS encoding 2-oxoacid:acceptor oxidoreductase subunit alpha, coding for MTDNELIWRIAGGSGDGIDSTSQNFAKALMRSGLHVFTHRHYPSRIRGGHTFVEVRAKDEPVQSRGDGYNFLLALGDSFARNPQDEAYYGKEELKPLYENFDDLREGGVLVYDEGLLDDEDVAEIGLEEAAEENGWHLVPMDLRGIAKEHGREIMRNTAGIGATAAILDIGTEEFETLIEENMSGDMLEANLNVLQDAYEAASELDVDHDIEVPESSHDEEQVILSGSNAISYGALDEGCRFISGYPMTPWTDVFTIMSQHLPEFGGISEQVEDEIAAAALALGASHMGVKSMSGSSGGGFALMSEPLGLAEMTETPIVLVEAMRAGPSTGMPTKPEQADLEHVLYTSQGDSARVVFAPANIRECYTQTRAAFRIAYEYQIPAIVVYDQKIQGELRNLPASHFDEEPNADPGSVLTEAEIEEAAHHASGKFKRFQHDPEDGSNVSPRSVPGQKDGRYLATGNEHNEEGHISEDPENRIAQMERRLQKLDDIRADLDENADHQTYYGPEDADYGILVWGSQQDTVFEAVDRLNENGHSVKALGVSDMAPYPVEQVSEWLDSVDEALVVEMNATAQFRGLTQKEIGKYGDKLSSLLKYNGNPFEPAEIVDGFETSINGEDLAASNMKYLPAAGD